GATACGGACATCCAATGTGAGGAACCATTTCAGCTCAATGTCTTCTTGGACTCGGATCCTGATGACAATTGTGAATACGAATTGGTATTACTGGATACCTGGGGTAATGGCTGGAACAATGGTGAAGTAGAAGTGATAATCGATGGAGTGAGCACATTCTATACGCTCACGCCAGCTGATGGAGTCAGCAATAGCTTTGTAATACCCGTCAATCACGAATCCACCATATCGATCATCTACACGCCCGGTGATATCGGTTCGAATCAAGAACCTGCTCAAAATGAATATATCCTGCTCAATGCCAATGGCGATGTGGTATTCTCAGATGGCGAGTTCGGCACTGAACCCACCAATGGACTGTCATACAGTGGTACGGCATTTTGCTTTCCACCTGAACCCCCATTGAATTATTCTTGGACCCCGGTCGAGAATCTGAATAATCCAGCTGCTCAAAGCCCTATAGTCAGTGGATTGGTGGAAACGACCACATTCACTGTCGAAGTATGGCAGCCCAACCATCCGGATTGCCGATTCACCGATGAGATCACCTTGACGGTGTCAGGTGCCTTATCTGCAGGTACGGATATCACCGATTGTGCAATGTCCTATGGTCTGGAAGGAAGCATGGTCCCCAATGGTGAATGGACTGCTCCAGCAGGTGCTGATGTGACCTTTGCAAATCCCAGTGTCCACAATACGCAGGTAACGGCCGGAACGGCTGGCACGTATACTTTGACTTGGACAGACCTCGATGGCCAATCTTGTCCAACATCGTCCGATATCGAGGTCACCTTCTTTGATGGGGTCATGATAGACCCAGTGATAACAGAACCATTCTGTTTTGGTCAATGTACAGGCGAAGTGAATGTGGATGCCAGTGGTGGAAGTATTGCACCCGGAACGGATTATACTTATGAATTCTCAGAAGGGACGCCAGGTCTGACTGCCGATCAGATCATCAATGTATGCTCAGGAAACTATACGTTGACCGTTTCAGACAACTATGATTGTGCATCAACTGTGGATTTCTTTGTGGGGCAGCCTCCTGCACCGATCATCGATTCGATATCCTCCGACCGCGAGTCCTGCCTCGGATTCTGTGATGGGCAATTGATAGTCTATTCTCAGGTGGCAGAGACCTACAGCTTTGATGGAGGCGACAGTTTCCAGATGGACAGTATCAACAATTCGCTCTGCGGTGGCTTCTATGAGGTGGTGATAGCAGATGGAAATGGTTGCGAGGCCAGCATGGATGCCTTGGTCGCCTCTCCAATTGCACCTGAAGCGTTATTTGCGGCCGACCCCGTGCGGACAGGACTCTTTGATCCACTCATACAGTTCACCAATTTCTCTGAAGGAAATCTACTCAACGATTGGACCTTCGGAGTGTTGAATACGGTCGGCACCTCCACCGAGGAACATCCTTCTTTTTTCTTTCCTACCATACCGGGTATCTACACCGTACAGTTGATCATCACGGATAGCATAGGCTGCACGGATTCTTCTCGGGTGGATATCGAGATTATGGATGAATTCCAGTTATTTGTACCGAGTGCATTCTCTCCGAATGATGACGGTATCAACGATATCTTTCATTTGGAGATACAGGACCTCTCGCCCATTGAGTATAACTTCCAGGTCTTCGACCGGTGGGGTAATGTGGTGTTTGAGACCAACGAATATCCGACTCAATGGAATGGTCAAGGAAACATCGACCAGAACTACTTTGTTGCGAATGGAGTTTACGTATGGCGGGTCAAGGCACGTTCCTCCTCGACCACAGCTAGGATAGAACGCATGGGAATGGTCACCGTGATCCGTTGACCATGGCCTTGATGTGTTGACCTATCTCATGCGCATCGATGGACTGATGTGAAGCATGAAAAATTGGTTTTCCTTCATACAACACCACCACTTGAGGACTTTGATGTACTACTCCGAATCTAGATTCAATAGCATTTGAGATTTCTCGGTAAGCGAGTAGATCCAGTAAGTACACCTCTGTACTCTCTTTGCTATCCCAATCATTCTCGAAATTGCGTAACACGTGCCTACTGATACCACATCGTGTACTGTGCTTGAAGATGACCTGAGGCCTTGCTTCCGAATTCTTGAGAAGGGTCTCCAGAGCATCCATTGATCTCAGTCCTTCCCAAATGGACCGGTCTGAATCCGTTGAATCCTTATTTCCAAA
The sequence above is drawn from the Flavobacteriales bacterium genome and encodes:
- a CDS encoding gliding motility-associated C-terminal domain-containing protein — translated: DTDIQCEEPFQLNVFLDSDPDDNCEYELVLLDTWGNGWNNGEVEVIIDGVSTFYTLTPADGVSNSFVIPVNHESTISIIYTPGDIGSNQEPAQNEYILLNANGDVVFSDGEFGTEPTNGLSYSGTAFCFPPEPPLNYSWTPVENLNNPAAQSPIVSGLVETTTFTVEVWQPNHPDCRFTDEITLTVSGALSAGTDITDCAMSYGLEGSMVPNGEWTAPAGADVTFANPSVHNTQVTAGTAGTYTLTWTDLDGQSCPTSSDIEVTFFDGVMIDPVITEPFCFGQCTGEVNVDASGGSIAPGTDYTYEFSEGTPGLTADQIINVCSGNYTLTVSDNYDCASTVDFFVGQPPAPIIDSISSDRESCLGFCDGQLIVYSQVAETYSFDGGDSFQMDSINNSLCGGFYEVVIADGNGCEASMDALVASPIAPEALFAADPVRTGLFDPLIQFTNFSEGNLLNDWTFGVLNTVGTSTEEHPSFFFPTIPGIYTVQLIITDSIGCTDSSRVDIEIMDEFQLFVPSAFSPNDDGINDIFHLEIQDLSPIEYNFQVFDRWGNVVFETNEYPTQWNGQGNIDQNYFVANGVYVWRVKARSSSTTARIERMGMVTVIR
- the ytxJ gene encoding bacillithiol system redox-active protein YtxJ, translated to MGFSLFGNKDSTDSDRSIWEGLRSMDALETLLKNSEARPQVIFKHSTRCGISRHVLRNFENDWDSKESTEVYLLDLLAYREISNAIESRFGVVHQSPQVVVLYEGKPIFHASHQSIDAHEIGQHIKAMVNGSR